Below is a window of Desulfobacterales bacterium DNA.
CTCAACGGTGATGTTGCCGGCAGCGGTATATTGAAAAGCATTTTGCACGAGATTGATGACAACGACTTTCAGTGCCGGGGCCGAAACATTCAGGACCGGGGCCGCCCGGACAATGAATTCGATCTCAATGGGTTTTTGGGAAAAAAGGTGCTGATTCTGTTCAATGGCTTCCTTTAATACCGGCAATACGGCGGTCGCCTGATCAGGTGCCAGGGCCGCCTCTTCTCTGGCCAGCCACAGGAAAGTCGTAATGATGTTTTCCATATCTCTTACCGCGCGTTCAATGCGGCTCAAAGGTTTTTTAACAGATTCTTCTTCTCCCAGGCGCTGTTTTAACAGCTCCACAGCGCCTTTAATAACCGTTACCGGCGTGCGCAATTCATGGCTGGCATCACGGGTGAATTGTTGTTCACGCTTGACGAAGCTGTCCACCCTTTTCATGGACATTTCAAGCGCATGCGCAAGTACGCCGATTTCATCGTTATAAAATTCCTGTGACAGGTTTTTCGGCAAATTTTCCGGCTGTGACTGGTTCACCTGCTGGGCCAGGTAGGAAACCGGGGCGATAATTTTTCGCGACGTCACCAGCCCGATCCATAAGCCAAGAGCGACCACCAAAAAAATGCTGGTCAAGAGAATGGTGCCGATCATCAATTTGCGGCTCTCGGTGAATTCCAGGGCGCTGACGTCATAAATCACGTAGAGCGGCTGCTTATAGGATGCCAGCGTTTTTACCAATACATGGTATTCAACGTCATGGCGGTACTTCTCGTGAAAACCTTCCCCCAGCCCTTGAACCATTTGTCGGATCCAGGGCGCCATGGAATTTGTGCCGAGATAGGCTTGAATATGGTCGGAGGCCGGCGCCGGCAGGCTGCCGTCGAAATTAAGCGACTGGACCAAAAATTCTGCTTCTCTCGATATTCGATGGTCGACGAGATTATCGTCGATAAAATCCAGCGAAATATAAACGATCGCGGCAAACACCGTGCCCAGCACCGCGCCGAAAATGCAGTACGAAATAACAATTCGCGTTCTTAGGCTATGACGAAATTTCATTGGAATCCACCAGGCGATAACCCAGTCCGTGAACGGTTTGGACCAGGGGCGTTTTAAACGGTTTGTCAACGGCATGGCGCAGGGCGTAGATATGACTTCGCAAGGCATCGCTGCCCGGCGGCATATCCCCCCACAACGCATGTTCCAGATCACCCCGCTTGACAATATTCGGGGATGCCTGCATTAGAATTTGAAGAATTTTCAGGCACACTCGATTAAGTTTTATCTCTGTTCCCGCTCGGACCACCTTCATCTTTCTGACATCAAAAACCAAATCAGCAACGCATAACTGTGGGAGGGTCCCTTCGGCTCGCCTTACCAGTGCGCTCAA
It encodes the following:
- a CDS encoding HAMP domain-containing sensor histidine kinase, whose amino-acid sequence is MKFRHSLRTRIVISYCIFGAVLGTVFAAIVYISLDFIDDNLVDHRISREAEFLVQSLNFDGSLPAPASDHIQAYLGTNSMAPWIRQMVQGLGEGFHEKYRHDVEYHVLVKTLASYKQPLYVIYDVSALEFTESRKLMIGTILLTSIFLVVALGLWIGLVTSRKIIAPVSYLAQQVNQSQPENLPKNLSQEFYNDEIGVLAHALEMSMKRVDSFVKREQQFTRDASHELRTPVTVIKGAVELLKQRLGEEESVKKPLSRIERAVRDMENIITTFLWLAREEAALAPDQATAVLPVLKEAIEQNQHLFSQKPIEIEFIVRAAPVLNVSAPALKVVVINLVQNAFQYTAAGNITVEVDTDRVTVADTGKGIEDSQLASVKQPHFRGDESPGFGLGLAIVSRLCKRFGWQFDIDSELGKGTRVSLVFSSGEK